From the Wolbachia endosymbiont (group B) of Protocalliphora azurea genome, one window contains:
- the rimM gene encoding ribosome maturation factor RimM (Essential for efficient processing of 16S rRNA) produces the protein MNICLGIITSPHGIKGAVKIKTFTEKPENIFLYGELIIGSENYKISLVSVVSNNLVIATISGVNSRNEAELLRNKKLYIERDKLPQLNDEDEFYQDDLVNMEVRLESNELYGYVKSVNNFGSGDILEILVISTKKNIMLSFTKEVFPYINMKERYIVINMPEFIGQ, from the coding sequence ATGAATATATGCCTCGGAATAATTACTTCTCCTCATGGAATCAAAGGAGCTGTCAAAATAAAAACCTTTACTGAAAAGCCCGAAAATATTTTCCTATATGGTGAACTAATAATCGGAAGTGAAAATTATAAAATAAGCTTGGTGTCTGTTGTCAGTAATAATTTAGTAATAGCAACAATTAGCGGTGTGAATTCCCGTAATGAAGCAGAGCTTTTAAGAAATAAAAAGTTATATATAGAAAGAGATAAGCTACCACAGTTAAATGATGAGGATGAATTTTACCAAGATGATCTTGTGAATATGGAAGTAAGACTAGAGAGTAATGAATTATATGGCTATGTGAAGTCTGTGAATAATTTCGGCTCGGGGGATATATTAGAAATTTTGGTTATCAGCACAAAAAAAAACATTATGTTATCTTTTACTAAAGAAGTATTTCCATACATCAACATGAAGGAAAGGTATATAGTAATCAACATGCCAGAATTCATTGGCCAATAA
- the efp gene encoding elongation factor P — protein sequence MAERANDIRPGQVLEHNGGLFSVISIMHTQPGKGGAYIQAEMKNIKTGAKHYERFRSDATIRRAILDEEEYVYLFTEGNIVNLMHPSNYEQIVINLDLLGEKKSYLQDNMKIKVVTYQDKIISAHVPDHVTLTVKETESVIKGQTVTASYKPAILENGIRVNVPQFIKEGDKIVVHTPDNSYYERVKE from the coding sequence ATGGCAGAAAGGGCTAATGATATCAGGCCAGGTCAGGTACTAGAACATAACGGTGGTTTATTTTCGGTTATAAGTATTATGCATACTCAACCTGGTAAGGGTGGTGCTTACATACAAGCTGAAATGAAAAATATCAAAACTGGAGCAAAGCACTATGAAAGATTCCGCTCTGATGCAACAATCAGAAGGGCAATTTTAGATGAAGAGGAATATGTTTATCTCTTTACTGAAGGGAATATCGTAAATCTTATGCATCCAAGTAATTACGAGCAGATTGTTATAAATTTAGACTTATTAGGAGAAAAGAAGTCTTATTTGCAAGATAATATGAAAATTAAAGTAGTAACTTATCAAGATAAAATAATTTCTGCACATGTGCCTGATCACGTTACACTAACTGTAAAAGAAACAGAGTCTGTTATCAAAGGTCAGACTGTTACTGCTTCTTATAAGCCTGCAATTTTGGAAAACGGAATACGCGTTAACGTGCCTCAATTTATAAAAGAAGGTGATAAAATTGTAGTACATACTCCTGATAACAGCTATTACGAAAGAGTGAAAGAGTAA
- a CDS encoding inositol monophosphatase family protein, whose translation MAISSPRINVMLDSVRSASKQLIRDFNELQISSVKSADFINKTYSKSKQLIYDCLKNYNQNYDFIFEDDVGQDLKDGGYTWFIMPIEGKENLFSCMVYFAVSVCLIHKNRVVAAVIDAPALRETFWAEEKKGAFLEDFKSRHVKMRMKAREGGIIDISGNLLNKLPLDNNNLRSLGSTVLGFAYLAAGRYNGIIYSGINKYKTSLGRLFLQESGGRLREDNALVIAGDIN comes from the coding sequence ATGGCAATTTCATCACCACGAATCAATGTGATGCTTGATTCTGTACGCAGTGCCTCCAAGCAGCTTATACGTGATTTTAATGAATTGCAAATTTCAAGCGTTAAGTCAGCAGACTTTATCAATAAAACTTATTCAAAATCCAAGCAACTTATATACGATTGCTTGAAAAACTACAACCAGAACTATGACTTTATTTTTGAAGACGATGTGGGCCAAGATCTAAAAGACGGCGGTTATACTTGGTTTATTATGCCTATAGAAGGCAAGGAAAACCTTTTTAGTTGTATGGTTTATTTTGCAGTATCAGTTTGTCTCATTCATAAAAACAGAGTTGTAGCAGCTGTGATTGATGCTCCAGCCCTTAGAGAAACTTTCTGGGCAGAGGAAAAGAAAGGAGCTTTTCTTGAAGATTTCAAATCTCGCCATGTAAAAATGCGGATGAAAGCTCGTGAAGGGGGAATAATAGACATAAGTGGTAATTTGTTAAATAAATTACCACTTGACAATAATAATCTACGCTCCCTTGGCTCAACGGTACTAGGTTTTGCATATCTTGCTGCCGGAAGATACAATGGAATAATTTACTCTGGAATTAATAAATATAAAACTTCACTCGGTAGGCTTTTTCTGCAAGAAAGCGGTGGGAGATTAAGGGAAGATAACGCGCTTGTCATTGCTGGAGATATAAACTAA
- the hemA gene encoding 5-aminolevulinate synthase: MVDYEKIFLNKIKDIKEEGRYREFTHFASLPGKLPYIMDYERNREVIVWCSNNYLGMSQNDSVIAAIQNSSVGAGGTRNISGTTKEVVELEKSLADLHQKEAALTFACGYLANQTTLSTLSSVIPGVVIFSDEKNHSSMIEGIKSGKRPKHIFRHNDVDHLEQLLKSIDIKTPKIIALESVYSMDGDVAPLEAICDLADQYNAITYLDEVHAVGMYGPRGGGIAEREGLMDRITVIQGTLSKAFGVMGGYIASSKSLVDVIRSSAPGFIFTTAMSPVLAAAAKASVEHLKSSNIEREKQKQVVEKVKDSLRNAGVNFMQTETHIIPIIIGDPELSKKASKLLFDEYGIYVQHINYPTVSKGTERFRITPTPYHTNEMIEHLTKSLVKVFEKLSVCVCC; the protein is encoded by the coding sequence TTGGTAGACTACGAAAAAATATTCTTAAATAAAATCAAAGATATAAAAGAAGAAGGGCGCTATCGTGAATTTACGCATTTTGCGTCATTACCTGGCAAACTTCCCTATATTATGGATTATGAAAGAAATAGAGAGGTTATTGTCTGGTGCAGTAATAATTATCTGGGAATGTCACAAAACGATAGTGTCATTGCTGCTATTCAAAATTCATCTGTTGGTGCTGGAGGAACAAGAAATATATCAGGTACAACAAAGGAAGTTGTTGAGCTCGAGAAATCTTTGGCTGACTTGCATCAAAAAGAAGCTGCTTTAACTTTTGCTTGTGGCTATCTTGCCAACCAAACTACACTTAGTACTTTATCGTCTGTTATTCCGGGCGTGGTAATTTTTTCAGATGAGAAAAACCATTCTTCAATGATAGAAGGTATAAAATCAGGAAAAAGACCGAAGCACATATTTAGGCATAATGATGTTGATCACTTAGAGCAGTTGCTAAAGTCTATAGATATAAAAACGCCGAAAATAATAGCACTTGAATCTGTATACTCAATGGATGGTGATGTAGCACCGCTTGAAGCGATATGTGATCTAGCAGATCAGTATAATGCAATTACCTATTTGGATGAGGTACACGCAGTTGGCATGTATGGACCGCGCGGTGGCGGAATTGCAGAAAGAGAAGGTTTGATGGATAGAATAACTGTTATTCAGGGTACATTATCAAAGGCTTTTGGAGTGATGGGTGGATATATAGCGTCTTCAAAGAGCTTGGTGGATGTAATAAGAAGTTCAGCCCCAGGATTTATTTTTACTACTGCTATGTCGCCCGTTTTAGCAGCAGCAGCAAAGGCAAGCGTTGAGCATCTAAAATCAAGCAACATTGAAAGAGAAAAGCAGAAGCAGGTGGTTGAGAAAGTAAAAGACTCACTGAGAAATGCAGGAGTGAATTTTATGCAAACAGAAACTCATATAATTCCAATCATAATTGGCGATCCTGAGTTGTCCAAAAAAGCATCAAAATTGTTATTTGATGAGTATGGAATATATGTACAACATATAAATTACCCAACAGTTTCAAAGGGGACTGAGCGCTTCCGTATTACTCCTACGCCTTACCATACAAATGAAATGATAGAGCATTTAACAAAATCTCTTGTAAAAGTTTTTGAGAAATTATCTGTTTGTGTCTGTTGTTGA